Within the Novosphingobium pentaromativorans US6-1 genome, the region CGGATCGGGATCATCTCCGCTTTCGCTTTGTGCATCATTCTTTTTGATGTCGTAGCCCGTTAGGGAAATACCTCTTAAGTCGACGTGCTCAGGGGGAACGCCATTAAGGCGGTTTGCGAGAAGTTTTGTGAAAGCCGCAAAATTCTCCACGCTGGGATCCCCGAGGTCCAGCAGTTGAGCAATGTACGTGTATGTTCTGGAGATTCTCGACAGGCCCGATTTGAACTCCAGCAAGCTGCCAATGCCTTCTTCTACTTGCACCCTTTCATGCTCGGCTTTCTTCGCGGCGGCATCATCTCCCGCTTCGGTTGCCTTCTGAAATTCAGATTCGCACCGCTCGGCTTCCTCACGCAGCATTTTGAGGCGAGCGTTAAACCTGTCGGTTGGCCTTTGGGTGGCCGCAAACATCGCCTTATGGTGATCTTCTTTTCCGGTGTCGAAAGTCTTGGCCGTTTCGAAGCGAGCTATCTTGAAGGCTTCGATGTCTTGATCCGAGTAAAGACCCTGCGCGTCGAGTGCGTCCTTCAAATCGTAGATTACGTTGGGATCTTGAACTTCGGTGATTTGCGCGCCTGAATCGTATTTCTTGAAGGCCGCTCGGATTGCTTCTGGGTCGTTCACGAAGTCTACAACGAAGGTCTCTTCTTTTCCTGGGAATGTGCGATTGAGGCGCGACAGCGTTTGAACGATCTCAACTTCGTTCGCGATCTTCTTGTCGACATACATGGCGACAAGCTTCGGCTGATCGAAACCCGTCTGAAATTTGTTGGCCACCAACATGACCCTGAATTCTGGACGATCAAATGCGATTCGAAGGTCTTTGACCTGAACGCCCGTGTTCATGTTGCTTTCGGTGAATTCCGCATCCTCGTCACATATGAACAGCTCACCAGCAATTTGTGCATCGTCGGAATGCATGACATCCTTGCCGCTGAGCTTCCCCGAGAAAGCGATGAGCGCGCGAACGTCTTTGTATTGAGGATTGGCCGCGACAAAGGCATCGAAAGATTTCTTGTAGCGAACAGCTGCTGCACGCGAGCTCGTCACCACCATTGCCTTCGCTTTTCCATCAAGGAGAGGTGATACGTTGTGCCGGAAGTGCTCCATGATGAACTGCACCTTTTGGGTGACGTTCGTGGGATGCAGGCTCATCCATTTGGCGAGCGCCCGTTTGGCTGCCTTGCCGTCCACGCGCTTCTTGTCTTCTAGTTCTTTCCCCAGATTGAAGGCCGTCTTGTACGATACATAGCCCTTTAGCACGTCGAGGATGAAACCCTCATCGATGGCTTGGCGCATCTCGTATTTATGGAAGGCACGCGGCAGGTTATCTGGGGCCGCCGGTCGCGATGGGTCTTCCGGCCGTCCGAACAGCATCAAGGTCGAGTGCTTTGGCGTCGCAGTAAACGCGAAATGGGACAAGTTTTTCGGGCGGGCGCGGCTTTTCTGGATCTCGGTCAAAAGCTCTTCGACCGTCATATTTGCGGTGTCTTTTGCCGACGAGAGTGCGAGGGTCGCTTGCAGCTTCGAGGCTGTGCTGCCGGTTTGCGAGGTATGCGCCTCATCGATGATCACGGCAAAGCTGCGGTCCTTCAACGATGTTTCCGTCAGGATCGCTTCCATCGCATGCGGGAAGGTTTGGAGAGTCACGACAATAATCGGGACGCCCTTCAGCATGGCTTCCGTCAGCTGCGCGGTCTTCGTCTTGGAGCTTGTCTCTCGATCAATCGCAGCGATCATGCCCTTGCGGTGGTCGATCTGCTGGACGGCGTCTTGTAGCTGGCCATCCAGCACAGTCCGGTCTGTCACGATGACCACCGTGTCAAAGACTGCCTTGCCGTCGTCATGGCGCAGTTTGGTCAGGTCATGCGCTGTCCAGGCTATCGTAGATGTCTTGCCCGAACCTGCACTGTGTTCGCAGAGGTAAGCTTGGCCAGGTCCCTTCTCCTTGGCATCTGCGATCATCTTGTTGACCGCGTCATGCTGGTGGAAGCGCGGGAAGATGAGCGTCTCCTTGACGGACCAATTGCCCTTCAGGTCCACCACATCCTTCTTCTCGACATAGACGAAGCTATGGAAGATCCGGAGGAAGGCATTTGGCTGGCAAATCTCTTCCCAGAAATAGGCGACAGGGTATTCGCCGTCATCTCGAGGGGGATTGCCACCTTTGCCGTCATGGCCGCGGTTGAAGGGCAGAAAATAGGTATTCTCTCCCGCCAGCTTCGTGGCCATCCAAATCTCACTATCGGACATCGCGAAATGCACGATGGCACCGCGCTTGAATGTGAGCAGCGGGTGCTTGCGCCCGGTGGCGGGGTCTTCGGGCAGGCGGTCGCGCTTATATTGCTCGCGCGCGCTTTCGGCGGACTGGGTGAAATCAGTCTTGAGTTCGACGGTCGCAACGGGCAGCCCGTTGATGAATAGCCCTAGATCGATCGCAAGCTCGCGACCGGGATGGTACTTCAGCTGCGGCACCACACGCAGTCGGTTGGCGGCATAGCGTTCGAGGATTGTCTCGTTGCGCTGGTCCTCGGGTGCAGCCTCGGACATGTCGATCTGCCCGCAGCCCGCAATGGAAAAGCCACGACGCAGAACCTGGATGGTACCGTGTTTTGCCAAAGCCGCATCAAGACGGGAGAGCAGCGTTTCGCCGGCGCGCTTGCCATTGAGGGCGACGAGCTTGTCCCATTTGGAGCCTTGGGTCTGTTTAATCCAGGCCTCCACATCCTCGGTGTAGACGGCGGTATCCTGATTAAAGCCTTTGGTGTCGCCGAGCAGCCAACCCTGTTCCGTCAGTTTTTTTACGACATAAGCTTCCAGGTGTTTTTCGTGGTGCAAATCGCTCATGCTGCGGCCTTCACATCAATCTTGCCGGTCACCGCCGCCGTAATGAGCGCCGCGCGTTTTTCTTTCAAAAGGGCGATGGAGCGCTCTGTTTTCTCTAACAAGTCGTCGATGCGATCTGTCTCGTGTTCGATGTTATCTGCAATTCTGCTCTGCTCTGCCATCGGGATTCGAGGCAACCGGACCTTCTTGAAATGACTGAAGTTCATATCCTGTCCGTCACGAATGAAGCTGGTCGTAAGGCGAAGGGCCTGAATGTAGAGGCTTGATTTCAAGAGGTATCCGAAAAAGCGGCCATCGACCTCTGGGCCGCTTTTCAGCACAGAATACGAAGACCGGACACTTCCGACACCACGCGCTCTTTCAAGCCCACCATCCATGCTGCGCATGCTGATGACAAAATCGCCAACTTCAACGTGCTTCCGTTTATCCAGGTTCGTTTGAGCCATTGTGACTTGGCGCTGTTCTAGAGCTTCAAAATCGGCCAACGGGATAACTCCGTATTTCTGTGTGGCCGACATCAGTTGATCGCCTTCATGGGCGCGCTCTTTACTTTCTTTGAACAGGACGTTTGGAGGAATTGTCTCCCAGTGCACTGGAATATCGCCAAGCCAATCGACCCCCGAAGGTTTCATTTCGACGGTTCGATCAATACCCTTGGTCACGGCATGATCAATGACGGCCGCACGCTTTTCTCTAAGCAGCGCAATGAAGCGCGTCTTTTTCTTAATCAACTCATCAATTCGGCGGGTCTCACCGTCGAGATAATCAGCAATGACAGATTGCTTGGCAACATCCTCTATAACAATGCGATGATTGAGGACAGCTTCTGCACTAACCCGCTTCAAGCCACCCGAGCCAGTCATACTTATGATACCCTCGGTCCTAAATTGGTCGGATGAGAGCAAGTACATCAAGAATCGCGGCGAAATTTTCTCCTGTTTCGGCCTCATCACGTGGACTTCTGAGGTTGCGTAACCAATGCCGCCCGTCAGGTCGTGGGCGAGGCACTTCTTCCCATTCTCGAAGCAAGGTGTGACCTTCGCCAAGAGCACGTCCCCGTTGGAAAATAGGTTGTAGCTTCCCGCCTTTAGTTCAGCGAGCGGGGCGGTTTTCGAAGTATCTAGGCCACCCAAACCATCCTGTATTGCCTCCATGGGCGCGAAGGTTACAGGTGAATCGGGTGGCAAACGGTTGATATTCGTGGGTGGTGATAAAGTGATCGCGAATTTGAGGCGCATCATTCGGTCACTTCATTCAAAACTTTGGCAATAGACGCTTCAATGGCCTTTAGCTCCACGTCGATCTCATCCAGATCACGCGGGGGTACATATTCGTAGAAATAGCGATTGAAGTTTATCTCATAGCCAACAATCCCGATGTCGCCATCGGATTCGTCGACGTAGGCCTCGTCGATATAGGCATCATGGGCGTGGGGCGTTACCTCGGTTTCGAGGTAGTCATGGATATCGGTACCCATGGGCACGTTTTCGTAATCGGTCAGCTCATCGTCGGGGATCAGGTTCCCCTTCTTATCTTTCACTGGGTCAAGATCTTCATCCCGTACGGCAAACGCTTTTTGAAAGGCCTTGATTAGCGCCATGTCAGCTTTTCCCAGCTTAGCGTCCTTTTTCGCGGCAGCTTTGGAAAAGCTTTCGATCCAGTGCCAATCATGATCGACGCCCGTGTGCTTCGACAACACGGCGCGCCAGCGTTCCCGCTGATCGTCGGTGCGCTTTTCCCAAGCCTTGTGTTCTCCCAGCGCCTCTAACCCTGTGTCTGACACGACGATCTTGTGGCGCAAGGGGCGCAGCACCCTAATTCTGCGATAGCCAAAGTCCTCTGCGCCGACGATTAGGCTTTTTTTCGTCGGTTCGAAGTCGGCGTAGAGTTGCACAATATCGCGGATTTGATCGTCCCCGATTTTGCGCCGTTTGTTGCCCTCACTCTTGCGCAGCGGCTCAAACATCCCTGTCGCGTCGATCAGCTGAACCTTACCCTGCCGCTCCTCTGACTTGCGGTTGGAGAGAACCCAGATGTAAGTGCCGATCCCCGTGCGGAAGAAGATCTCGGTCGGCAGGGCAATGATTGCCTCAACCACGTCTTGGTAAAGAAGATGACGGCGGATTTCGGATTCACCCTGACCGGCGCTGCCGTTAAAAAGGGGAGAGCCCGACAACACGATCGCCGCCCGCCCACCGCCCTTCTCAGGGTCTTCGAGTTTGCTGAGCAGGTGCAACAGGAACAGCATCGAGCCATCGCTGACACGCGGCAGCTTGGGGCCGAAACGACCCTCGAATTTCTGGTCGCGGTGTTCGCGCAAGACTTCGGCTTGGTCCATTTCCCATTTCTTGCCGAACGGCGGATTAGAGACGCAGTAGTGGAATTTCTCATGGCGGAATTTGTCGGCTGAGAGCGTACTGCCAAGCTTGATGTTCTGGGACAGGTCGCGACCGGGGTCGGACTTGAGAGTCTTCAGAAGCATGCTCGCTAGACAGACAGCGTGAGTTTCGGATTCTAATTCCTGGCCATAGGGCACAAGGGTCGGGGCGGTGCCATAGCGATCCTGCAGTGACTGCACGTGCTCCATGCCGTCGGAGATAAAGCCGCCGGTGCCGATTGTTGGGTCATAGAGCGTGCGGATGATGCCGGGGTTGTCGATAAACATTTGATCATCCGGTTCGAGCAAAAGCTCGATGCCCAAGTGAACAACGTCGCGGGGCGTCATGAAATCCTCGGCCGCCTCGTTCACCTCGGCCCCGAACCGGCGGATCAGGTGTTCATAGACATTGGACATGGTCCGCTCTGGAACGGCGTCGGGATGCAGGTCGATGGCAGCGAAGTTCTGGCAGATCTTGTAGAGAACGCCCTTCTTGTCCATCTGACTGATTGTATTGATGAAATCAAATTGCTCGAAGATTACCCGCGCGTTGCCGGAGAACTTCGCGATATAGTCTTCAAGGTTCTGACGTGTGCGGCCAGCCCCCAATGTTTCGAGGCTGTAGCTTGATGTGTTGTAGAACGGGTAGCCAGTTGCCTGACGGAGGATGACGTCGACATCGAGACCGTTTTCGATGGCCATTTTGTGCATCTTGGCGGCTTCTTCCCGAGTGGGCTCGAGAACACATTCCAGGCGTCGAAGAAGAGTGAAGGGAAGAATGATCTTGCCGAAATCGACGTGCTTGAAGTTACCCCAAAGATCATCCGCATTCTTCCAAATGAAGTCAGCGAGTGACGTGTGGGTGTTGTTGGCTTTTGCCGTGGTTGATGTTTGTGTGTTCAATGCTCAGTGAAGTGGTCCCGCCTTCTTGGACAGTTTGGCGGCTGAGTTAAGCTAATCCCGGTTGTCGTTCATGCCGCCTGTTTGATCATCAGGTCATGGGGGGCATGCCCCCCATGACCTGATTGCCCGATGCGCCGATAGGCCTCGACCGGGGTTCTCCCGGCTAGTCCCGAGTGCGGACGCTGGGTGTTGTAATAGGTGATCCACCGGCCAAGGCCAGCCCGCAGCTCCGAGCCGGTCTCGAAGGCGTGGAGATAAACGCACTCGTACTTCAGGGATCGCCAGAGGCGTTCGATGAAGACGTTGTCCATCCACCGGCCCCGGCCATCCATGCTGATGCGGACCTCGGCGTCACGCAGCACGCTGGTGAAGGCGTAGCTGGTGAACTGGCTGCCCTGGTCCGTGTTGAAGATTTCTGGCTTGCCGAACCGGGCCAACGCCTCTTCCAGCGCCGCGACACAGAAGCCGGCGTCCATCGTGTTCGACAGCCGCCAGGCGAGCACCTTGCGGGTCGCCCAGTCCATGATTGCTACCAGATAGAGGAAGCCACGGCGCATCGGGATGTACGTCACGTCGGCGCACCACACGTGATTGGGCCGTTCAATCGCCAGCTTGCGCAGTAGATACGGATAGACCCGGTGCTGCGGGTGCGGATCGCTCGTGCGGGGCCGCTGGTAGATCGGCGTCAGCCCCATCTTCGCCATCAGGCGACGCACCCGACGGCGACCGACCTCGTGCCCGGCACGCCGCAGGTGCCGCGCCATCTGGCGGCTGCCGTACCACGGGCAGTCCAGGAACGTCGCGTCGATCACCGTCATCAGCGCCAGCGTCTCGTCCGTTTCCGGCACCGGTGCGTAGTAATACGACGAGCGGCTGATGCGCAGCAGGCGGCACTGCGCCGTAATCGACAGGCGGTGGTGAGCAGATTCGACCATCGCCCGCCTCCGGTCCACGCTCATCGACCGAAGGCTTTCGCTAAAAAATCCCGCTCGACGACCAATTGCCCGATCTTGGCATGCAGCTTTTCCACCTCGCTCTCGCTGACGGCCTTGGCCACATCGCCAGCCCCGGAGAACGTGCCTGCCATGCCCTCGATGGCCTGCCGCTTCCACGACGCGATCATCGTGTGGTGCACGCCATGCTTGGCTGCCAGCTCCGCCAGCGTCAGATCGCCCCGGATCGCTTCCAGCGCGACCTTGGCCTTAAAATCAGCGCTGTAGCGCTTCCTCGTCGTCTTCATTCCCGTACCAATCCATCAGGTCGGGAGTAGCTTAACACCCTGTCCAGAAAACCGGCACCACCTCACAGGTCTCGTTCTGATTGGTTCTTACACGCGAGCGCTCGCGGACTGACAGACAAAATCAAATACATCCTTGCCGTAGCTCGCAGCCGTCCGATCCGCCCCACTGCCCTGGTGGGCTTCAAGATTAAAGGCGTCGCGCTTGTGGCAGTTGATCCAAGCGAGCACTCTGTGTGTCATTGCCATTAGACTTGACCAATGCGACGACGCGGAGAGACTAACAAGGCTCACTTCGCACTTCTTTTCACTGCGTAGTAGCTCTCTCCCACACCCGAAACCGCAGCCGATGAACGCAAAAGTTCACTCGCCTGCGCAGCGGGTGCCGAGCGAAAGTCATGGCGCGGCGGGCTACCCGCTATGCGCCAATATCCAAACCCTTGGTCGAGCAGCACGAGGACCTTTTGACCATCGGCGTATTCAAGCTCGAGCTTGCGGCCGTGGTCCGAATTCTCCGTGACCTGGAGGTCGACATCGAGGCCAAACCTTTCGCCCAATAGCTCTGCTACTTCCGCTCGGTCGTCTTCATACTCCCAGTCATGGAAGATCCGATGGGGTGGCCGATCCTTCTTCAGTGGCTGGACCAGGATATCGACTTCAACTGGGCTATCCGCCTTCAGGTCAGAGGATAGAGCTTCGCACGTGCGCAGAAATAGGAGCATGGGTAGAGGCGCATTGAGATAGCGGTCGGCGTAGGTGATCCGCACAAGACTGCCAGGGCTCCAAACACCAGCCGCTTCCATCTGCTGCTTCAGTTTCGAGCCAAAGCGTTTGCCAAACTGGCCAACCGGGCATTGCCCAAAACCTTGCATCAGCTCGACCTGATCACCAGCCGCAACCTGTCGCTCCAGATCATCCGGGTTGATCGGGTTGTAGGCGGTGGGGCCGCTGAGAGTACCGGCAACGACAGCATGCGTATCACCCAGACCCCATCGCTCCCCCGGCTGCGCCGCGTTCGCATCGCGTGAGAAGAACCCTGTGGTACGATCAGACGAGATCAATTCGGCCAGGGGTTTGCTCTCGAAGGGTGCGTCTTCTCCTTTGCCCAGGGCCAAAGAGAATTCGAACCGCACAGAGGCATCGCGCAAAAAGCGCCGTTCGACCTCTTCGAGCTTATTAAAGGAACTCGGATCAAGCACGAGTGTCACCGGAACGCCGCGGGCAGAGGCGGCAGAAAAGAACGTGCGCATCTTGGTTGAGGTCAGCTCTGCCAGGTCGAACACGGTAGGTAACAAGACGGAGATGCTGTCTCCACTTCGCGCTCTCAAAAGGAGTGTGTTCGCCGCGTCATTGATTGCCCTAGCATCAGGGACCGCACGGTCCTCCTGCGGCAGTTCAGCATTTGTCTCGAGAAATGCCTGAACCGCGAGGAGAGCAGACCGCCGGTCGAGACGCCCCTGCTGCTTGTAGAGATCGGCAGCAAGGACGCAGGCCGAACACCCCATTTCGCATTCCTTGGGGCAATCGAGGACACGGGCCGCCCGTTCGAAGACATGATGGATGTCATCGAGAAGTCTCGGAGCGTATCCGGCACCTCCAGATGCCTCATCGAAGAGGTAGACCGACGGCACTCTGCGACCGAGCTTGCCGTCTCGAGCTGCCACGGAAATTCCAAGCTCGCGCGGCTCGATTCCAAGCCAGCGTGCAAGACTCTCGCGCAAGGCTGCCCCAAGCGCCCAGGCCGCGCCGTCACTTTCCAGCCCAGGCAATTGCAGCTCAACCACATCGGTTAGAACTTCATGGCCCAGCGCTAGAGCACTCGTGATCGCATAACCTTCGTCATTGCCCGGACAGCGGTCTATCGCCTTTCGGTTCCTCGGCGTAAGCGGCCAATGGTCTTTGAGAGCGTCGGTCCCTGCATCCCCGGCCCGTCCGCACTCCAGGCAAATCTCGTAACCCTGGTCGTTGGGTCCACGCGAATGATGGTAGATGTAACCTTCATGCGAAGCCCGGATCCGACCGGTTTCAGGCTGCAGCATGGGTTGCCAAAGGGCATCACCGACACTGACCTTCGGAGACTTGGGTTCGATATAGACAGCCTGATCGGTGTCGGCATGCGGCTGCGCGTTCCAGTCGACGCGGAACCCGGCCGGTTCAAGAAACTGCTCAATGGTAATGCTGCGCTCGCCGCAATGGGCACACTGGTCAGGCATCTGGTGATCGCTGCCCGCCCCACCACAATGGTCGCACCACCAGGCCCAACGAAGGTTCTGCGGCTCACGCTGGCCACTGTCGATCGGGCTAAGCCAGTTGAGGGTGACCCCGGCCGATTTCCAAACCAGCCCGTCTACAACGACCTCTGCCCCTGGGGCATACTCTCGGATGGCGATATCGGCGTTGCGCGTCGGGCATTCATAGCGCCGATCACGCGCGCCTTCCTCTTCCGGACGATTGCGCTCCTGCGCCTTCTGCGTCTCGGCGCATAGGGTATCGAACGGAACAACCGATGTCGGAAAACCGCTTCCAGGGATAAGCGAGCGATTGGCAAGCTCCTTCAAGAGGAACTCCTTGCACAAGCGCCGTGCCTGAAACTCGATCGCCTTCTTTGCCGGCCCTTCGAGCGCGTCCAAGTCTTCCTTTAGGCGCTGCCATGTACGACGGAAATTCGCAGCTTCCTGCTCAAACATCTCCGCCGCATGCCCCCGGATTTCGGTGTCGTATTCGAGACCTGTCCCCCTGAGGAGCCGCAGCAAACCTTGTTCGGTTGCGGATGCCGTAGTTGGTAGATCGAGCCATTCGCAAAAGGCATCCACGGGAGCGAGACCTTCGAAAGGACGAAGGTCAGCGCGACAGCCGAAGAAATCCCCGGTCTTGGTCCGGGCAAACTCCCCCTCAACCTCGCGAAACCATTGGGCGAGCAGATAGGCGTTCGCATGACGCTGTGCGATCCGATCTGAATCAAGCGATACGCGCGGCGAGGCGAGTTTACGGCGCAAATAGCCCGCAGGATCGGCAAACGTTTCAAGATCGAGAGGTGTATTGCGGGCAATTGTGAGACTTGTCGAAAAGCCCTGTCCGCGGCGCCCAGCGCGACCGGCCCGCTGATTGTAGTTGGCGATCGAGGGTGGAACATTGGTCATCAGCACTGCTTCGATCGAACCGATGTCGACACCCATTTCCATGGTGGTCGAGCAGGCAAGTAGGTTGATATCGCCTTCCTTGAATTGCTCCTCGAACTCCCGGAGTCGGTGCGGGGGCTGCTGGGCACTGTGTTCCTCGGCCCGCAGATAAGGCGTGGCGAGCGCGGCCTGATCGTGAAGATCGGTCCAAAGGTGCAACTGTCGAAGGGCTTGGACTTGCTTGTCCTCAACCAGCCAACCCCTGATCTCCTTTTTATCGGCTAACGAGAGTGGTCGCGTGCGTGGGACATTAGAAAACTCAACCGGCAAGACCGCTTTGCCGTCGATCTTGCTTCCAGACCCAACAAGATTGGGTGACCTGCCAAATACAAGTCGCGGTAGAACGCGACGCGTTAGGGGGCATTGCCAAGCTCGATCGACCGCCTCGATCTCGGCCTTCTGCTCGAGCCGCAGGCTGAATGTACCACCAACACCCGAAAGAAGGGGAGTCAGCTGATTCCAGGCGGCATGCATGACCTGATTGATTTCATGGCGGTCGCGCTGAGAAGTAAGGTCAAGGTTCAGAGCTGACGCCAAGAGAAGGATGGAGTCGGGCTGACGCCCCTTAGTGTTGACCAAAGGCCAGGAGACGTCGCGCTTGGCGCCAGGGGGCTGGTCGGGCCCAATCACATTGCGAGGCCGCGCGCGCCCAGGCATCCAACGCGCATCACCGTCGTCCACTTCAAGGGCAAACTGGCCGCGAAGATAGTCGACCATGTAGTAGAGGAAGCCGCGCCAATCTTCGATTGAATAGCCCTTCTGGCCGATAAGCTCAGGTAGCTTATCCGGGCCAATCCGCTCGATATCCGGGAAACGGAGCCGTGCCAGGCCAAGCGTCTCCATCGCATTGGCATTGCGCGGACGACGGGCAAGTTCGCGCAAGAGCATGAAGCGCGCCAGCGCTTCCCGGTTATCGTGAAAACGTTCGCTGCGATCGAGGTCCCAGACCTTGGCCATCATGCCAATGGCTGGCTCAGAAGCGAGCCCGGATACGAGGTCCTTCCAGGATATTCCGGTTGTCGCGCCACCCGCGAGCTCCGCGTCAATCTTGGCGATATCATCCTTGAACGCAGGCATGTCTGCCACGAGGTTCGCTAGAGCAGCCTTCTTTTTGAGCAGCTCTTCCCTGCGCTCATCGGTCAGGTCGCTACCCTGGGCAGCCTTCTGGACGGCATGGTAGATAAAGCCGCGGACAAAGCCCCGCTCACCGTTGGTTTCAATATTGGCAGCGAAGCGAGCTGTTCCCTGCCTGCTGTCTGAAAAGCTGATCAGCTGACGGCCATCGAACGGCAGGGCGTGTTCCGCCTGATGTGGCGACACACCCTCAAGGAGGATCGGTGCCGCATTCTGGGTGAGGAATGGTGTGCCAAAGCGAAAGGGAAAGACCGCCGGTCGCCCGCGCCGCTTGTTTCCGAGACAGGCCGGGCAACGTCCTTCGTCCAGCTGGGTCAGATGAAAATGCCCTGCCTCGCCAGTGAACTCGCCGCTGGATACATCGAAAGCGGTCGCGGTAGCTTCGGATTTCGGATTAATGGCAATCAGCCGCGGATGGCCGATCCCCTCGTGCTCATCTTCTTCATCGTCATCATCATGATCGCGATCACG harbors:
- a CDS encoding type I restriction endonuclease subunit R → MSDLHHEKHLEAYVVKKLTEQGWLLGDTKGFNQDTAVYTEDVEAWIKQTQGSKWDKLVALNGKRAGETLLSRLDAALAKHGTIQVLRRGFSIAGCGQIDMSEAAPEDQRNETILERYAANRLRVVPQLKYHPGRELAIDLGLFINGLPVATVELKTDFTQSAESAREQYKRDRLPEDPATGRKHPLLTFKRGAIVHFAMSDSEIWMATKLAGENTYFLPFNRGHDGKGGNPPRDDGEYPVAYFWEEICQPNAFLRIFHSFVYVEKKDVVDLKGNWSVKETLIFPRFHQHDAVNKMIADAKEKGPGQAYLCEHSAGSGKTSTIAWTAHDLTKLRHDDGKAVFDTVVIVTDRTVLDGQLQDAVQQIDHRKGMIAAIDRETSSKTKTAQLTEAMLKGVPIIVVTLQTFPHAMEAILTETSLKDRSFAVIIDEAHTSQTGSTASKLQATLALSSAKDTANMTVEELLTEIQKSRARPKNLSHFAFTATPKHSTLMLFGRPEDPSRPAAPDNLPRAFHKYEMRQAIDEGFILDVLKGYVSYKTAFNLGKELEDKKRVDGKAAKRALAKWMSLHPTNVTQKVQFIMEHFRHNVSPLLDGKAKAMVVTSSRAAAVRYKKSFDAFVAANPQYKDVRALIAFSGKLSGKDVMHSDDAQIAGELFICDEDAEFTESNMNTGVQVKDLRIAFDRPEFRVMLVANKFQTGFDQPKLVAMYVDKKIANEVEIVQTLSRLNRTFPGKEETFVVDFVNDPEAIRAAFKKYDSGAQITEVQDPNVIYDLKDALDAQGLYSDQDIEAFKIARFETAKTFDTGKEDHHKAMFAATQRPTDRFNARLKMLREEAERCESEFQKATEAGDDAAAKKAEHERVQVEEGIGSLLEFKSGLSRISRTYTYIAQLLDLGDPSVENFAAFTKLLANRLNGVPPEHVDLRGISLTGYDIKKNDAQSESGDDPDPNLKPVGAGGSKSPGKLPVYLQELIERLNGIFGEAAPIKDQASFVNQIASITRENSIVRAQVKENSKEQALKGSLPGAVQGAVVRAMGSNNALATHLLKEDRQGLGILTNLIYDLIKEGRDIDLGDLDGA
- a CDS encoding type I restriction-modification system subunit M — its product is MNTQTSTTAKANNTHTSLADFIWKNADDLWGNFKHVDFGKIILPFTLLRRLECVLEPTREEAAKMHKMAIENGLDVDVILRQATGYPFYNTSSYSLETLGAGRTRQNLEDYIAKFSGNARVIFEQFDFINTISQMDKKGVLYKICQNFAAIDLHPDAVPERTMSNVYEHLIRRFGAEVNEAAEDFMTPRDVVHLGIELLLEPDDQMFIDNPGIIRTLYDPTIGTGGFISDGMEHVQSLQDRYGTAPTLVPYGQELESETHAVCLASMLLKTLKSDPGRDLSQNIKLGSTLSADKFRHEKFHYCVSNPPFGKKWEMDQAEVLREHRDQKFEGRFGPKLPRVSDGSMLFLLHLLSKLEDPEKGGGRAAIVLSGSPLFNGSAGQGESEIRRHLLYQDVVEAIIALPTEIFFRTGIGTYIWVLSNRKSEERQGKVQLIDATGMFEPLRKSEGNKRRKIGDDQIRDIVQLYADFEPTKKSLIVGAEDFGYRRIRVLRPLRHKIVVSDTGLEALGEHKAWEKRTDDQRERWRAVLSKHTGVDHDWHWIESFSKAAAKKDAKLGKADMALIKAFQKAFAVRDEDLDPVKDKKGNLIPDDELTDYENVPMGTDIHDYLETEVTPHAHDAYIDEAYVDESDGDIGIVGYEINFNRYFYEYVPPRDLDEIDVELKAIEASIAKVLNEVTE
- a CDS encoding IS3 family transposase (programmed frameshift) gives rise to the protein MKTTRKRYSADFKAKVALEAIRGDLTLAELAAKHGVHHTMIASWKRQAIEGMAGTFSGAGDVAKAVSESEVEKLHAKIGQLVVERDFLGESLRSMSVDRRRAMVESAHHRLSITAQCRLLRISRSSYYYAPVPETDETLALMTVIDATFLDCPWYGSRQMARHLRRAGHEVGRRRVRRLMAKMGLTPIYQRPRTSDPHPQHRVYPYLLRKLAIERPNHVWCADVTYIPMRRGFLYLVAIMDWATRKVLAWRLSNTMDAGFCVAALEEALARFGKPEIFNTDQGSQFTSYAFTSVLRDAEVRISMDGRGRWMDNVFIERLWRSLKYECVYLHAFETGSELRAGLGRWITYYNTQRPHSGLAGRTPVEAYRRIGQSGHGGHAPHDLMIKQAA